The proteins below are encoded in one region of Cyanobacterium stanieri LEGE 03274:
- the mutT gene encoding 8-oxo-dGTP diphosphatase MutT: MSNLPYLRIGTAVIVNDEGLILIDKRRNKGTMANKWEFPGGKFEDGENAQECIVREIKEELGIDIRVGKHLMNVRHDYPHVSLTLMVYYAHILSGEPKTLECAEIRWVKPEQLSDFDFPDANYQIIEKIQAQKTLNNCYSPNT; encoded by the coding sequence ATGTCTAATTTACCCTACCTCAGAATCGGTACTGCCGTAATTGTTAATGATGAAGGGTTAATTCTCATTGACAAAAGAAGAAATAAAGGCACCATGGCTAATAAATGGGAGTTTCCGGGGGGCAAATTTGAAGATGGAGAAAATGCCCAAGAATGTATCGTTAGGGAAATTAAAGAAGAATTAGGTATTGATATTAGAGTAGGAAAACATTTAATGAATGTTCGCCATGACTATCCCCATGTTTCCCTGACTCTCATGGTGTACTATGCCCATATTCTCTCAGGAGAGCCTAAAACCCTCGAATGTGCTGAGATTCGTTGGGTAAAACCAGAACAGTTGTCTGATTTTGATTTTCCTGATGCTAACTATCAAATTATTGAAAAAATTCAAGCCCAAAAGACATTAAACAATTGTTATTCCCCTAACACCTAA